A section of the Methanococcus vannielii SB genome encodes:
- a CDS encoding DUF2124 family protein translates to MKVSESGKCLSYFVESFKSELQLKKPEKIVYMGSKGVCFSMAQLFGYSVRDFVKNQYFIPETEINKSVEYELTDIGYRFFGISNIKKLNNPDYLIIMGGIATKHSNSTPEDARLLIKKIVPEKIVGISICNVLKTSGWAEKIDFDIIIDGTLDPVTVYKK, encoded by the coding sequence ATGAAAGTATCAGAATCTGGAAAATGCCTTTCATACTTTGTAGAATCGTTTAAATCAGAATTACAGCTTAAAAAACCTGAAAAAATAGTTTATATGGGTTCAAAAGGCGTTTGTTTTTCAATGGCTCAGCTTTTCGGCTATTCAGTTAGAGATTTCGTAAAAAATCAGTATTTTATTCCTGAAACGGAAATAAACAAATCAGTTGAATATGAACTAACTGACATTGGATATCGATTTTTTGGAATTTCCAACATTAAAAAATTGAATAATCCAGATTATCTAATAATAATGGGGGGTATCGCAACAAAACATAGTAATTCAACGCCTGAAGATGCTCGCTTATTAATTAAAAAGATAGTGCCTGAAAAAATAGTTGGTATAAGCATTTGTAACGTTTTAAAAACTTCTGGATGGGCTGAAAAAATCGATTTTGATATAATTATTGACGGAACCCTTGACCCTGTAACAGTATATAAAAAATAG
- a CDS encoding DNA-directed RNA polymerase codes for MYKILTISDTVRVPPKMFGTPLNDNVKRVLMDKYEGILDKDVGYVLSIVDINQVSDGSIIYGDGAAYHETKFDVLTYVPELHEVVEGEIVDVVEFGAFIRLGPLDGLIHISQIMDDFVSFDPKREAIIGKETGKVLEKGDFVRARIVAVSLKEEKKRGSKIALTMRQQSLGKLEWLEEQVVKNKKEKN; via the coding sequence TTGTACAAAATTTTAACAATTTCTGATACCGTAAGAGTTCCGCCAAAAATGTTTGGAACGCCTTTAAACGATAACGTGAAAAGGGTTTTAATGGATAAATACGAAGGAATTCTCGATAAAGATGTAGGATACGTTCTTTCAATAGTTGACATAAATCAGGTAAGTGATGGAAGCATTATATATGGGGACGGTGCAGCTTATCACGAAACAAAATTTGACGTTCTTACATACGTTCCAGAACTTCACGAGGTTGTTGAAGGGGAAATCGTTGACGTTGTTGAATTCGGTGCTTTTATTAGGCTTGGGCCCCTTGACGGTTTAATCCACATTTCGCAGATTATGGATGATTTTGTAAGTTTTGACCCAAAAAGAGAAGCAATTATTGGGAAAGAAACAGGTAAAGTTTTAGAAAAGGGAGATTTTGTAAGGGCAAGAATTGTTGCAGTAAGCTTAAAAGAAGAAAAAAAGAGAGGAAGCAAAATTGCACTTACAATGAGACAACAAAGCCTTGGAAAATTAGAATGGCTTGAAGAACAGGTAGTAAAAAATAAAAAGGAAAAAAATTAG
- a CDS encoding GTP-dependent dephospho-CoA kinase family protein, which translates to MYILTDKVATELKKPFGKVYKELNSIEGKVISIGDVTTKHLLSNGIVPDLSILDFKTKRNVPVEIPHKFKTVFEVYNPPGYISDEAIERIKYLSTIDDRDMALIVKGEEDLLTLPVIKYFPEDTSVIYGQPDEGMVVLKITKELKQKIEKLLKDMEER; encoded by the coding sequence ATGTATATACTCACGGATAAGGTTGCAACCGAGTTAAAAAAGCCTTTTGGAAAAGTATATAAGGAACTTAACAGTATAGAAGGAAAGGTTATTTCTATTGGTGATGTTACTACAAAACATCTTTTATCTAATGGTATTGTACCAGACTTATCAATTTTAGACTTTAAAACTAAGAGAAACGTGCCTGTTGAAATACCTCATAAATTTAAAACTGTTTTTGAGGTTTATAATCCTCCAGGATATATTTCTGATGAAGCCATAGAAAGAATTAAATACCTTTCCACCATAGATGATAGAGACATGGCTTTAATCGTTAAGGGTGAAGAAGACTTACTTACACTTCCTGTAATAAAGTATTTCCCCGAGGATACCTCAGTCATTTATGGACAGCCTGACGAAGGCATGGTAGTTTTAAAGATTACAAAAGAACTGAAACAGAAAATCGAAAAACTTCTAAAAGATATGGAAGAACGGTGA
- a CDS encoding dihydroorotate dehydrogenase, with protein MLKTKLWNIEFKNPVFLAAGVMGETGSALKRMAKNGAGAVCTKSVGIEKKEGHKNPTMVEVEGGFLNAMGLPNPGVEEYILELERIKSEMKRMNVKIIGSIYGKNETEFQKVAENLIPHVDVLELNISCPHAGGGYGSSIGQDKCLSKNVVSAVKSVSDIPVIVKLTPNVTDIKEISNSVVNAGADGIVAINTLGPGMVIDIESKKPVLANKFGGMSGKAIKPIAVKNVYDICSTVEVPVIGVGGITTGYDAIEFMMAGASGVQVGTGVYYRGYDIFQKINQEIEEFLKNRDLNLKDIIGISRK; from the coding sequence ATGTTAAAAACAAAACTTTGGAACATCGAATTTAAAAATCCCGTGTTTTTAGCAGCGGGCGTTATGGGTGAAACTGGAAGCGCTCTAAAAAGAATGGCTAAAAATGGTGCAGGTGCAGTTTGCACTAAGTCTGTTGGAATTGAAAAAAAGGAAGGACATAAAAATCCAACAATGGTTGAAGTTGAAGGCGGATTTTTAAATGCAATGGGTTTACCAAACCCGGGAGTAGAAGAGTATATCTTAGAACTTGAACGGATAAAATCAGAAATGAAAAGAATGAATGTAAAAATTATTGGTTCAATATATGGTAAAAATGAAACCGAATTTCAAAAAGTTGCTGAAAATTTAATACCTCATGTAGACGTTTTAGAACTAAATATTTCATGCCCTCATGCAGGCGGAGGGTATGGTTCGTCAATTGGTCAAGATAAATGCCTTTCAAAAAATGTGGTTTCAGCAGTAAAAAGTGTTTCAGATATACCTGTTATCGTGAAATTAACGCCAAATGTAACTGATATAAAAGAAATTTCAAATTCTGTTGTAAATGCAGGAGCTGACGGAATAGTTGCAATAAATACCCTTGGCCCAGGAATGGTTATAGATATAGAATCAAAAAAACCAGTTTTAGCAAACAAATTTGGCGGAATGAGTGGAAAAGCAATAAAACCAATTGCAGTAAAGAATGTTTACGATATATGTTCAACAGTAGAAGTTCCAGTAATTGGCGTAGGGGGAATTACAACCGGATATGACGCTATTGAATTTATGATGGCAGGAGCGTCGGGAGTTCAGGTTGGAACTGGAGTCTATTATCGTGGATATGATATATTCCAAAAAATAAATCAGGAAATTGAAGAATTTTTGAAAAATCGGGATTTAAATTTAAAAGATATTATTGGAATTTCAAGAAAATAA
- a CDS encoding UPF0146 family protein, which produces MDYIFEYLLNNYSHLKNNSKIVVAEIGIGFYVEISKKMQKSGFNVIAIDSNEKAVIEAFQHGLNSKMDDIFKPDLKIYKNIKLIYSIRPPRDLQPYLLNLSKNINCDLVIKPLSGEEPISELKLVNYFGKPLYIWKK; this is translated from the coding sequence ATGGACTACATTTTTGAATACCTCTTGAATAACTATTCTCACCTTAAAAACAACTCAAAAATAGTTGTTGCTGAAATTGGAATTGGATTTTATGTTGAAATTTCAAAAAAAATGCAAAAGTCAGGATTTAACGTAATTGCAATCGATTCAAATGAAAAAGCAGTTATTGAAGCTTTTCAACATGGTTTAAACTCTAAAATGGATGATATTTTTAAGCCTGACCTTAAAATATATAAAAATATAAAATTAATATATTCAATAAGGCCCCCAAGGGATTTACAGCCATATTTACTTAATCTTTCCAAAAATATAAATTGTGATCTTGTAATAAAACCCCTTAGCGGTGAAGAACCAATTTCGGAGCTAAAACTCGTAAACTACTTTGGAAAGCCACTTTATATCTGGAAAAAATGA
- a CDS encoding NifB/NifX family molybdenum-iron cluster-binding protein yields MKIAIPTIENKICSHFGKTPFFTIFEINENKEVINAKKIENSPCEGHDGGQKHTAGNGSTIETLLSENVDAVIFINMGQKSINALSNRIKLHHTDLKDVESALKQFLENRY; encoded by the coding sequence TTGAAAATAGCAATACCTACAATTGAAAATAAAATCTGCTCGCACTTTGGTAAAACTCCTTTTTTCACCATTTTTGAAATAAACGAAAACAAAGAAGTAATAAATGCTAAAAAAATAGAAAATTCCCCTTGTGAAGGCCATGATGGGGGGCAGAAACATACTGCTGGAAATGGTTCAACTATTGAAACACTACTTTCTGAAAATGTAGATGCAGTTATTTTCATTAATATGGGGCAAAAAAGTATAAATGCACTTTCAAATAGAATTAAACTCCATCATACAGATCTAAAAGATGTTGAATCTGCGTTAAAACAGTTTTTAGAAAATAGGTACTAA
- the taw2 gene encoding tRNA(Phe) (4-demethylwyosine(37)-C(7)) aminocarboxypropyltransferase Taw2: protein MDTMPKYQKIGNILIVKRNLNVEEIDYLLTKTNCKTIVKYSTHITGSLRIPKIKIIYGKETETVHKEHGCMFKIDVSKLMWSMGNLKERERISTISSDTETVVDMFSGIGYFTIPLAKYSNPKLLYALELNPDSYNYLLENIKLNNLKNVIPILGNNQKFPLKNVADRILMGYVLTTHKFLDKAFEILKNEGGFIHYHETVPEGIIEVRPIERLKYHAEKNGYVLADYKINKIKTYSPGIFHVVIDAHFLELKKEK, encoded by the coding sequence ATGGACACTATGCCAAAATATCAAAAAATAGGGAATATTTTAATAGTTAAAAGAAACCTCAATGTTGAAGAAATCGACTATCTTTTAACTAAAACAAACTGTAAAACAATAGTAAAATACAGCACCCACATTACTGGAAGCTTGAGAATTCCTAAAATAAAGATAATCTATGGAAAAGAAACAGAAACAGTACATAAAGAACACGGATGCATGTTTAAAATAGATGTGTCAAAATTAATGTGGAGCATGGGCAATTTAAAAGAACGTGAACGAATAAGCACGATTTCAAGCGATACTGAAACTGTTGTCGATATGTTTTCAGGAATAGGATACTTTACAATTCCTCTTGCAAAATATTCAAATCCCAAACTACTTTATGCTCTTGAACTTAATCCTGATTCGTATAATTATCTACTAGAAAATATAAAACTGAACAATTTAAAAAATGTAATTCCCATTTTAGGAAATAATCAAAAATTCCCTTTAAAAAATGTTGCAGACCGCATTTTGATGGGTTATGTTTTAACAACCCATAAATTTTTAGATAAGGCATTTGAAATTTTAAAAAATGAAGGTGGATTTATTCACTATCACGAAACAGTTCCAGAAGGGATAATTGAAGTTAGGCCAATAGAGCGTTTAAAGTATCACGCAGAAAAAAATGGTTACGTATTAGCTGATTACAAAATAAATAAAATAAAAACTTATTCTCCAGGCATTTTTCATGTAGTTATTGATGCCCATTTTTTAGAATTAAAAAAAGAAAAGTAA
- the mfnD gene encoding tyramine--L-glutamate ligase, whose product MNTKKIFFFEFTVGTGIVSEELLFEGKLMFDTLLNQFLNENYVVKTILCEKIVNKYPEYKNIKNLEVITSKNYLEDFKNALDDSDMALVIAPEEELHLYNLTKIIEEKGVLNLGCHLEGVKIAGDKYLTYEAIKNVVNTPKTYFPKKYVVKHRLGCDSTHSTFDENYIVQEFINGEPYSMIFIVNNSKFYPVCMNKQYIEERYCGGEINICHPLKEKAIIECEKTLKQISGLNGYVGVDFMIDFEEISILEINPRITTSICGIKSNPSIGKLLIDNLRVNSLKITLEHTVKFKRKNNGFEFF is encoded by the coding sequence TTGAACACTAAAAAGATATTTTTTTTCGAATTTACAGTCGGTACAGGAATCGTTTCTGAAGAATTACTTTTTGAAGGTAAATTAATGTTTGATACTCTTTTGAATCAATTTTTAAATGAAAATTATGTTGTAAAAACTATTTTATGTGAAAAAATAGTAAATAAATACCCTGAATACAAAAATATTAAAAATTTAGAAGTTATTACCTCCAAAAACTACCTTGAAGATTTTAAAAATGCGCTTGATGATTCAGATATGGCCCTTGTAATTGCCCCTGAAGAAGAGTTGCACCTTTACAATTTGACGAAAATTATAGAAGAAAAAGGAGTTTTAAATCTTGGATGTCATTTAGAAGGAGTAAAAATTGCAGGGGACAAATATTTAACTTATGAAGCAATAAAAAATGTAGTAAATACTCCAAAAACATATTTTCCAAAAAAATATGTTGTAAAGCATAGATTGGGCTGTGATAGCACCCATTCAACGTTTGATGAAAACTACATAGTTCAGGAGTTTATAAATGGAGAGCCATATTCCATGATTTTTATAGTAAATAATTCCAAATTCTATCCGGTTTGCATGAACAAGCAGTACATTGAGGAGAGATACTGTGGAGGAGAGATAAATATATGCCACCCACTTAAAGAAAAGGCCATTATAGAGTGTGAAAAAACACTAAAACAGATTTCAGGACTTAATGGATATGTGGGGGTAGACTTCATGATAGATTTTGAAGAGATTTCGATACTTGAAATTAATCCAAGAATCACAACTTCAATATGTGGAATTAAATCTAACCCGAGCATTGGAAAATTATTAATCGATAATTTGAGGGTTAATTCATTAAAAATTACATTAGAACATACTGTAAAGTTTAAACGAAAAAATAACGGTTTTGAATTTTTTTAA
- a CDS encoding NifB/NifX family molybdenum-iron cluster-binding protein — protein sequence MKICVTSTGNSFESGFEQKFGRSPYFIIYDTETKEFETLDNLKRDSAHGAGIGASQAVLSKGINVVISGNIGPNVKIEV from the coding sequence ATGAAAATATGTGTAACAAGTACCGGAAACTCATTTGAAAGCGGTTTTGAACAGAAATTTGGAAGAAGCCCATATTTTATAATTTATGATACAGAAACTAAAGAATTTGAAACCTTGGATAACTTAAAAAGAGATTCCGCACACGGTGCGGGAATTGGTGCGTCACAAGCCGTACTTTCCAAAGGTATTAATGTAGTAATAAGCGGAAATATCGGGCCAAATGTGAAAATAGAAGTTTGA
- a CDS encoding DJ-1/PfpI/YhbO family deglycase/protease, whose amino-acid sequence MAVLMVIAPEKFRDEELFEPLQVFQSKNIGTQVVSLTTGQHTGVLGKRITTTKTLDEVKTSDFDAIVIVGGSGSRKYLWNNNKLIDLLKEFNNEGKITAAICISPAILAQAGLLKNKKATVFLDDEAILELQKNGAIYIDENVIIDGKVVTGKNPESAREFGNAILKLLEK is encoded by the coding sequence TTGGCAGTTTTAATGGTAATTGCACCTGAAAAATTTAGGGATGAAGAACTTTTTGAGCCGCTACAGGTATTTCAAAGTAAAAATATTGGAACACAAGTTGTATCTTTAACAACGGGCCAACATACGGGGGTACTTGGTAAACGTATTACTACTACAAAAACTCTTGATGAAGTAAAGACAAGCGACTTTGATGCAATAGTTATTGTTGGTGGAAGCGGTTCAAGGAAGTATTTATGGAATAATAATAAACTAATTGACCTTTTAAAAGAATTTAATAACGAAGGTAAAATAACAGCTGCAATATGTATTTCTCCTGCAATTTTAGCACAAGCGGGCCTTTTAAAAAATAAAAAAGCTACTGTATTTCTAGATGATGAAGCAATATTGGAATTACAGAAAAATGGGGCAATTTATATTGATGAAAATGTAATTATTGATGGAAAAGTAGTTACCGGTAAAAATCCAGAGTCTGCAAGAGAGTTTGGAAATGCAATCTTAAAATTACTTGAAAAATAG
- a CDS encoding 30S ribosomal protein S24e, translated as MDIKIISDKNNPLLHRREVKFLATFDGATPSIKDVKVKLVAILNAKKEMLVIDTLDQEFGKLEAKGYAKIYEDEKIMNTVEKKSVLEKNKLEEAAEVAEE; from the coding sequence ATGGACATAAAGATTATCTCAGACAAAAATAACCCGTTATTACACAGAAGGGAAGTAAAATTCTTAGCTACGTTTGACGGCGCTACACCTTCAATTAAAGATGTAAAAGTTAAACTAGTAGCAATTTTAAACGCTAAAAAAGAAATGCTTGTAATTGACACATTAGACCAAGAATTTGGTAAATTGGAAGCAAAAGGCTACGCAAAAATCTACGAAGATGAAAAAATCATGAATACCGTAGAGAAAAAATCCGTTTTGGAAAAAAACAAACTTGAAGAAGCAGCAGAAGTAGCGGAGGAATAA
- a CDS encoding site-2 protease family protein codes for MQSFKIAKIMGIPIELHITFILLLIVVYYFWGIEGFILYVSLFTSVILHELGHSYVAKKYGVKIEKILLLPIGGMAMMDEISREGELKIALSGPLVSLVLGTVLLLLSSVKDYVLADYSLFQTVGALNILLGLFNLIPAFPMDGGRVFRALISKLSNLSYVKATKIASTIGQYFSLLLLLFGLINFNVILVLISIFIYFGASQEYRALVANTLFENVSAKDIMSKNIIYVNSNETVDDVLNLMLKHRFLGYPVVEDEKIVGTITINELNSAQKSDKIKDLMEPPVMVPPNAALNQLLRGMGKADRVYVVENDKTLGIISKTDIVRTLSVLGLKNNK; via the coding sequence TTGCAGTCATTTAAAATTGCTAAGATAATGGGTATACCAATTGAACTTCACATAACGTTCATACTGCTTTTAATAGTTGTTTATTATTTTTGGGGCATTGAAGGATTTATTTTATATGTATCTTTGTTTACATCCGTAATTTTACATGAATTAGGGCATTCATACGTTGCAAAAAAGTATGGTGTAAAAATAGAAAAAATACTGCTTCTTCCAATAGGGGGAATGGCAATGATGGACGAAATTTCAAGAGAAGGAGAGTTAAAGATTGCACTTTCAGGCCCATTAGTAAGTTTAGTTTTAGGTACCGTGCTTCTTTTACTATCAAGCGTAAAAGATTATGTTTTAGCAGATTATTCTCTTTTTCAGACCGTAGGTGCATTAAATATTCTTTTAGGATTGTTCAACTTAATTCCTGCGTTTCCAATGGATGGAGGACGAGTATTTAGGGCATTAATTTCAAAACTATCAAATTTAAGTTATGTAAAAGCAACAAAAATCGCATCAACCATTGGCCAGTACTTTTCACTCTTGCTTTTACTATTTGGATTGATAAATTTCAATGTAATCTTAGTTTTAATATCTATTTTTATCTATTTTGGAGCATCGCAAGAATACCGTGCCCTCGTTGCAAATACATTATTTGAAAATGTATCTGCAAAAGATATAATGTCTAAAAATATTATATATGTAAATTCAAACGAAACTGTGGACGACGTTTTAAATTTAATGCTAAAACACAGGTTTTTAGGATATCCAGTAGTTGAAGATGAAAAAATTGTAGGTACCATTACAATAAACGAACTCAATTCAGCCCAAAAATCTGATAAAATAAAGGATTTAATGGAACCTCCGGTAATGGTGCCTCCAAATGCAGCTTTAAATCAGCTTTTAAGGGGAATGGGTAAAGCCGATAGGGTTTATGTGGTTGAAAATGACAAAACTTTAGGAATAATTTCAAAAACAGATATTGTAAGAACTTTAAGCGTCCTTGGATTAAAAAATAATAAGTAA
- a CDS encoding 30S ribosomal protein S27ae, translating to MAAAKGKKGAKAPSTKKSDYYKVEGNSVTRTKKACPKCGAGVFMAEHLNRYACGKCGFLEYKKNEKTEEQE from the coding sequence ATGGCAGCAGCTAAAGGTAAAAAAGGCGCAAAAGCACCAAGTACAAAAAAATCAGACTACTATAAAGTAGAAGGAAACAGTGTAACAAGAACGAAAAAAGCATGCCCTAAATGTGGTGCAGGTGTATTCATGGCTGAACACTTAAACAGATACGCATGCGGAAAGTGCGGATTTTTAGAATACAAAAAGAATGAAAAAACTGAAGAACAAGAATAA
- the spt4 gene encoding transcription elongation factor subunit Spt4, whose product MKACLRCKYVTKDDTCPICGFDTSENVKGLLIVLDPNNSEVAKKARIDIKGKYVLSVK is encoded by the coding sequence ATGAAGGCATGTTTAAGATGCAAATACGTCACAAAGGACGATACTTGCCCAATATGTGGATTTGATACTTCCGAAAACGTGAAAGGTCTTTTAATTGTTTTAGATCCGAATAATTCAGAAGTAGCAAAAAAAGCAAGAATTGATATTAAAGGAAAATATGTTCTTAGTGTTAAATAA